The following DNA comes from Candidatus Zixiibacteriota bacterium.
GGGAGAGCGTTTCTGGTTAGCGCCAAAGAAAAGTCAGGTCTGGCTGCTTTGAAAGCTGAGATCATCGCGGCCTCCGGCCGACATCGAGACGGAGGAAATTTCGCTAAATCAGTCCAGTCTCCTGCCGATACATCCCTTAAGGGTACGCATCATGGGTAAGAGAATTCTGGTCGTCGACGATAACCCGAACATGTCCTCGCTTCTGTGCGAAATGCTGGAGGTGTTCGACTATCAGTCTGTTCACGCCAGCGACGGCAACGAAGCGCTGGCGGAACTGGCCAAGGGGGATTTCTCGATGGTGATCACCGACATGCGGATGCCCAACATGACGGGGCTGGAACTTCTGAAAGAAGTGAAAGACCGCCATCCCAAGTTGCCAGTGGTGCTGATATCCGGCTATTCGGTGAATGAGATTGCGTCGATGGGCGGAGAGCTCAAGCCCGATGGTTTCCTTGGCAAACCGCTCATGATGTCCGATATCGAACGGCTGCTGAATACGCTGCTGTAAAGCGGCATCAGAACTCTAGTTAATCCGCCCCTTCAACCAAGATAGAGTACCTTCCGAACAAGTCGGAGGCTGCTACGCGCAGGCGTCTACACATCATTTCGAAATACTTGGGATCAATTTCCACGCCGATGCTGTTCCTACCACATTCAAGTGCTGCTCGGCACGTTGTTCCTGATCCTGAGAACGGATCAAGCACAGTGTCGCCGACAAATGAGAACATGCGGACCAATCGAATTGCCAATTCTATGGGAAAAGGGGCTGGGTGCTTTTTAGTGGATGCACCAGGGATTGTCCAGAACTGTCGAAACCACTCGTGGTAATCTTTCTTCGAGATCATGCTAGCCAGACGCTGATCGGGAGTCGGCTGACGGTACCCACCCGGTTTTCGTTGCATTAGTATGAACTCAATGTCATTCTTGATTATGGCATTTGGTTCGTAAGGTTTGCCAAGAAACGAGCTCATGTCAAGAGTTGTGTAAATTTGATTTTCAAGCAGCGTGCTTT
Coding sequences within:
- a CDS encoding response regulator, coding for MGKRILVVDDNPNMSSLLCEMLEVFDYQSVHASDGNEALAELAKGDFSMVITDMRMPNMTGLELLKEVKDRHPKLPVVLISGYSVNEIASMGGELKPDGFLGKPLMMSDIERLLNTLL
- a CDS encoding site-specific DNA-methyltransferase, with amino-acid sequence MSSFLGKPYEPNAIIKNDIEFILMQRKPGGYRQPTPDQRLASMISKKDYHEWFRQFWTIPGASTKKHPAPFPIELAIRLVRMFSFVGDTVLDPFSGSGTTCRAALECGRNSIGVEIDPKYFEMMCRRLRVAASDLFGRYSILVEGAD